A stretch of Candidatus Vicinibacter affinis DNA encodes these proteins:
- the rnr gene encoding ribonuclease R: MKRNKKNKRTQDLLSNSKLLRFFADNKDKAYGISAIKRRLRLDKLGNLVELLETLEHKKLIERVSPGKWIYKGFAAQPLKGKEEIYEGVVDIARAGFAYILCKGLSRDIFVSQKNLLGAQDGDFVQVRVVRMYMNKPEGVVIKVLQRSRTQFVGVYRAHKNHSVVLLENAGQVMEIFLQNDALDGLIDFDRVVVEITHWKQKPGDKMQGKVVRTLGQEKTINMEMESILAGAGFPLDFPAAVLHEAAEINEDNYDLEDRRDFREVTTFTIDPVDAKDFDDALSYSRTEDGLLEIGIHIADVSHFVKSDSALDKEALKRGNSVYLVDRVLPMLPEKLSNELCSLRPLEDKLTFSVVFTYDEEMSIKKHWIGKSIIHSKRRFTYEEVQEILHGKEGDFVLELNHLNDIAKHTRKERLRNGAIDFESDEVRFKLDEAGLPKELFVKQRLDAHMLIEEFMLLANKYVAQYMAFKNKSIPVPFVYRIHDLPDPDKLQDFMVFAHELGVKLDLSTPKKISKSLNQLAELIKENEDLKILQPLAIRTMAKAEYNPQNIGHYGLAFEYYTHFTSPIRRYADLMVHRILFDNLKKEKRYRLDTIEAQCRYISSQERKAMEAERESTRYFQVFYLKDKIGEIYDGRITGMNDRGFYVQIIENQCEGVLLLDDMDDEIEVKKNRLSASSSISDQQWKMGDRIKVKIVSADLDDRELVFGLVDDAN, translated from the coding sequence ATGAAAAGAAATAAAAAAAATAAAAGAACCCAAGATCTCTTGAGCAACAGTAAACTCTTGAGATTTTTTGCCGATAATAAGGATAAAGCCTATGGAATAAGTGCCATTAAACGCAGACTCAGATTAGATAAATTAGGTAACCTGGTCGAGTTGTTGGAAACGCTGGAACATAAAAAACTCATTGAAAGGGTATCCCCTGGAAAATGGATTTACAAAGGATTTGCGGCGCAGCCACTTAAAGGCAAGGAAGAAATCTATGAGGGTGTGGTTGACATCGCACGCGCCGGGTTTGCTTACATTCTGTGTAAAGGTCTGAGCAGGGACATCTTTGTAAGCCAGAAGAATCTTTTAGGTGCCCAGGATGGTGATTTTGTTCAGGTCCGGGTGGTAAGAATGTACATGAATAAACCGGAAGGGGTTGTGATCAAGGTTCTTCAAAGATCCCGTACTCAGTTTGTGGGGGTATATCGTGCGCATAAGAATCACTCAGTGGTGCTTTTGGAAAATGCCGGGCAAGTAATGGAGATTTTCCTCCAGAATGACGCCTTGGATGGCTTGATCGACTTTGATCGTGTAGTGGTTGAAATCACCCACTGGAAGCAGAAACCAGGAGACAAAATGCAAGGCAAGGTGGTACGGACTCTTGGCCAGGAGAAAACCATCAACATGGAAATGGAATCCATTCTTGCCGGTGCAGGGTTTCCATTAGATTTTCCGGCTGCCGTTTTGCACGAAGCCGCAGAAATTAATGAAGACAATTATGACCTGGAGGACCGAAGAGATTTTAGAGAAGTTACCACTTTTACGATAGATCCTGTGGATGCAAAAGACTTTGATGATGCACTCTCCTATTCACGAACGGAGGATGGATTACTCGAAATCGGAATTCATATTGCCGACGTAAGTCATTTTGTAAAATCTGACTCCGCCCTTGACAAGGAAGCTTTGAAAAGGGGAAATTCAGTTTATCTCGTCGATCGTGTTCTACCGATGTTGCCAGAAAAATTATCCAATGAACTCTGTTCACTAAGGCCTCTTGAAGATAAACTTACTTTCTCGGTAGTATTTACATACGATGAAGAAATGAGTATTAAAAAACACTGGATTGGCAAATCTATCATTCACAGTAAACGAAGATTCACCTATGAAGAGGTTCAGGAAATTCTACATGGAAAAGAAGGAGATTTTGTTCTTGAACTCAATCACTTGAATGACATTGCCAAGCATACACGCAAAGAGAGGTTACGCAATGGAGCCATTGATTTTGAATCGGATGAAGTCCGCTTTAAACTGGATGAAGCCGGCCTCCCCAAAGAGTTGTTTGTAAAACAAAGACTGGATGCGCATATGCTGATTGAGGAATTCATGCTGTTGGCTAACAAATATGTTGCACAATACATGGCGTTTAAAAACAAAAGTATTCCTGTTCCATTTGTATACCGAATCCATGACCTTCCGGATCCTGACAAACTGCAGGATTTCATGGTTTTTGCACACGAATTAGGAGTTAAACTGGACCTCAGTACGCCAAAGAAAATTTCTAAATCCCTGAACCAACTTGCTGAATTGATAAAAGAAAATGAAGATTTAAAAATTCTTCAACCTCTAGCCATAAGAACCATGGCTAAAGCAGAATACAATCCTCAGAATATTGGGCATTATGGATTAGCTTTTGAATATTATACTCATTTTACTTCTCCGATAAGAAGGTATGCAGATTTAATGGTTCACCGAATTCTATTTGATAATCTTAAAAAAGAAAAAAGGTATCGATTAGACACCATTGAAGCTCAATGCAGGTATATCTCTTCACAAGAGCGAAAAGCCATGGAAGCCGAACGTGAGTCTACCCGGTATTTCCAAGTGTTCTATCTGAAAGACAAGATAGGAGAAATTTATGATGGTAGAATTACCGGAATGAATGATCGAGGATTTTATGTCCAAATTATTGAAAACCAATGTGAAGGAGTATTGCTTTTAGATGACATGGATGATGAGATAGAAGTTAAGAAAAATCGGCTATCCGCAAGCTCATCAATCTCCGATCAGCAATGGAAAATGGGTGACCGAATTAAAGTAAAAATCGTTTCGGCTGATCTGGATGATCGTGAATTAGTTTTTGGCCTGGTTGATGACGCCAATTAA
- a CDS encoding M28 family peptidase — protein MTNCSTDIYIPPFDKGNAFAKVRGQVKFGPRVPNSEAHRNCRDWLSKEFESTGAKVIRQEFKPKAFDGQTLDGMNIIASHNPESKHRIILAAHWDSRPFSDQDPDSSNHKIPVPGADDGASGVGVLLEISRILNDHPLKNLGIDIILFDCEDYGQDGGQMESWCLGSQYWSNNLHLPGYKADYGILLDMVGAKDANFCKDYYSLQFAPKVIEKVWRIAAEENFSKFFVDKKGEPIIDDHIFVNKDAQIPMIDIINRPASSRTGFPHHWHTQKDNMDAIDPLTLDAVGKVLVKLIYLEEANKI, from the coding sequence ATGACTAATTGCTCTACTGATATATACATTCCTCCTTTTGACAAAGGAAATGCCTTCGCCAAGGTGAGGGGTCAGGTTAAATTTGGACCAAGGGTTCCAAATTCGGAGGCACATCGTAATTGCCGTGATTGGTTGTCAAAAGAATTTGAATCCACCGGGGCGAAGGTGATCAGACAGGAATTCAAACCCAAGGCCTTCGATGGTCAGACTTTGGATGGCATGAACATCATCGCCAGTCATAATCCGGAGTCCAAACATCGGATCATTTTAGCTGCACATTGGGATTCCAGGCCATTCTCTGACCAGGACCCTGATAGCTCTAACCATAAAATTCCGGTTCCGGGTGCGGATGATGGGGCCAGCGGTGTGGGTGTGCTCCTAGAAATCTCACGAATCTTGAATGACCATCCTTTGAAAAATTTAGGTATTGACATCATTTTGTTTGATTGTGAAGATTATGGTCAGGATGGAGGTCAAATGGAAAGTTGGTGTCTTGGCAGTCAATATTGGTCCAACAATCTGCATCTACCTGGATATAAAGCAGACTATGGCATTCTACTGGACATGGTGGGCGCAAAAGATGCCAATTTCTGCAAAGATTATTACTCTTTGCAATTCGCACCTAAGGTCATTGAGAAAGTGTGGCGAATCGCCGCAGAAGAAAATTTTTCAAAGTTCTTTGTTGATAAAAAAGGCGAACCAATCATAGACGACCATATTTTTGTAAATAAAGATGCCCAAATACCAATGATTGACATTATTAATAGACCAGCTAGCAGCAGAACCGGTTTTCCCCATCATTGGCACACACAAAAAGACAATATGGATGCCATTGATCCTTTAACTTTGGATGCAGTGGGTAAAGTATTGGTAAAATTGATTTATTTGGAGGAGGCAAATAAAATATAG
- a CDS encoding DUF262 domain-containing protein: MNYTDRIFPTNKGLTTYLDELIAKNYQIPTFQRDVVWEQENVKKLWDSIYKFYPLGSILIWKTELKLQNHRSIGGHQITDTNFSRTEYQYILDGQQRTTSLLTSLYGGSIEGRPGFNPLLYVDLTVPIDSDTDDESYRNRFLFWTEIDNRNGEIRPNIGKKKRFDEGLIVKLIDIKNNFTTVQTSVFNSNTVNKDFNHPILAELSKIKGVLDNYRISFIEVKGIQVSEVCQIFERINQAGKPLNIFDIVVAKTFKPATQQTPTTPADKGFYLRDLIDDFRNHNNSEFLKISDLDYLQTLAVIINHNVPNSGVRNITDRYLNEIQTEHILAVWKETKKAMLKTFDFFENHLHIKTPYLIPFRYFYFTITAYFYKNSLPDYGLIKKYFWFTSFHNDDLLSNTTQLEQHIEFLNKGKANEPVEFDRFLIDKQKIRTATYSSKGRISRAVLALYSSAQPKDWKHCDREVLVQNFFFSTDKPNLHHIFPTNSEYVMNNQHKNKITNDSLMNIAYLTQITNIDITNRNPLEYMNDYDNAEFEAIMPSHLLSSDILDWVRNGKLPNNAIDQFIESRVKNILIDLKTKLHGVTFEEMDTMEIKESVTTGQV; encoded by the coding sequence ATGAATTATACAGATAGGATATTTCCAACCAACAAAGGACTAACAACTTACCTTGACGAATTGATTGCAAAAAATTATCAAATCCCGACCTTTCAGCGTGACGTTGTTTGGGAGCAAGAAAACGTAAAAAAACTTTGGGACAGCATCTACAAGTTTTATCCCTTGGGTAGTATTCTGATTTGGAAAACAGAATTGAAACTTCAAAACCACAGGTCAATCGGCGGACACCAAATAACTGACACAAACTTTAGTCGGACAGAATATCAATATATACTAGACGGACAGCAAAGAACTACTTCTCTTCTTACTTCATTATATGGTGGTAGCATTGAAGGACGACCTGGATTTAACCCATTACTTTATGTTGACCTAACTGTTCCAATAGACAGCGACACAGATGATGAAAGCTATCGCAATCGATTTCTGTTTTGGACAGAAATTGACAACCGAAACGGAGAAATAAGACCGAACATTGGTAAGAAGAAAAGATTTGATGAAGGATTGATTGTGAAATTGATTGACATTAAAAACAACTTCACAACTGTTCAAACCAGTGTATTTAATAGCAACACGGTTAACAAGGATTTTAACCATCCTATATTAGCGGAACTTTCAAAAATAAAGGGTGTTCTTGACAACTACAGAATTTCATTTATAGAAGTAAAAGGCATTCAGGTTTCAGAAGTTTGTCAAATCTTTGAAAGGATCAATCAAGCAGGTAAACCACTTAACATTTTTGACATTGTGGTTGCTAAGACATTCAAACCTGCGACACAACAGACGCCAACCACACCAGCTGACAAAGGATTTTATCTTCGTGACTTAATTGATGATTTTAGAAATCACAACAACAGTGAATTTCTAAAAATTAGCGACCTTGACTATCTGCAAACATTGGCAGTAATTATCAATCACAATGTTCCAAATAGTGGTGTAAGAAACATTACAGATCGTTACCTAAACGAAATTCAAACCGAACACATTTTAGCGGTCTGGAAAGAAACAAAAAAGGCAATGCTTAAAACATTCGACTTTTTTGAAAATCATTTGCACATAAAAACTCCTTATTTAATTCCCTTCCGTTATTTCTATTTCACAATTACGGCATACTTCTATAAAAACAGCTTACCTGACTATGGCTTAATCAAAAAGTATTTCTGGTTTACCAGCTTTCACAATGACGACTTGTTGAGTAACACAACTCAATTAGAACAACACATTGAGTTCTTGAATAAAGGAAAGGCTAACGAGCCAGTTGAGTTTGACAGGTTCTTAATTGACAAGCAAAAAATTCGCACAGCAACATACAGCTCAAAAGGCAGAATAAGTAGAGCAGTTTTGGCATTGTATTCAAGCGCACAGCCAAAAGATTGGAAACATTGCGACAGAGAAGTATTGGTTCAAAACTTCTTCTTCTCAACAGATAAACCAAACTTGCACCACATTTTTCCGACTAATTCTGAGTATGTTATGAATAATCAGCACAAAAATAAAATTACAAATGACAGTTTGATGAACATTGCTTATCTAACACAGATAACAAACATTGATATTACAAACAGAAATCCACTTGAGTATATGAATGACTATGACAATGCGGAATTTGAAGCAATAATGCCTTCACACCTACTTTCAAGCGACATTTTAGATTGGGTAAGAAATGGAAAATTGCCTAACAATGCAATTGACCAATTTATTGAAAGCAGAGTAAAAAATATACTTATAGACTTAAAAACTAAATTACACGGGGTAACATTTGAAGAAATGGACACAATGGAAATTAAAGAATCCGTTACAACAGGACAAGTATAA
- a CDS encoding right-handed parallel beta-helix repeat-containing protein — MPIRRYLIFTWIFLSCLELPSRALFVSPKGNDSNSGISLADAFSSLQKASDVSLPGDTIFVDSGNYSSKEKSVLKIRRSGTASNWIVYKNLGIDRPVVLVTGEAGIVVESASYLSIEGFDIMMDLHHFEKQAHEAMPDHLTSKGNGILVERVATRDKISHHLKIYNNFIHNCPGTGIVVNHSDYLTISYNQIHDNGELSLTNNAGIRIQFLVEFDNQEGYHNFINANTIYNHRRYSRLEKEIESCEKTHSGSGISISDNRYATGVQGLQGYQMQSLVSNNIIYNNGGVGIDLYESNKVDVLNNTCFRNNRNKQVNCGEIFVRNVKNSRIANNIFYANQGKLGNKISNIENLNLNHNLYFNSSGFDQGTNDLVADPMFVRANNNETFLDFNLRPKSPAINAGSNAQITAYDFLGSNRLLGAQVDLGAFEYTGPKVKPRDFVPARVDERSMKLYWQSAYHEKTGQIIVNNTRGRVFSCRIYDCRGKLVTESVASEDSLLGLEFDVSTFPKGIYFVIAFSDKETLFNKIHISN; from the coding sequence ATGCCGATCCGCCGTTATTTAATTTTTACCTGGATATTTCTGTCATGTCTTGAATTACCATCGAGAGCATTGTTTGTGTCACCCAAGGGCAATGACTCCAACAGCGGTATTAGTTTGGCAGATGCCTTTTCCAGTTTGCAAAAAGCTTCGGATGTGAGTTTGCCAGGAGATACCATATTCGTAGACAGTGGCAATTACAGCTCCAAAGAAAAATCAGTACTAAAAATTCGCCGATCCGGAACTGCAAGTAATTGGATTGTATATAAGAATCTAGGAATCGACCGACCTGTTGTGCTTGTGACCGGGGAGGCGGGAATAGTGGTTGAATCAGCTTCATACTTGTCAATCGAAGGTTTTGACATCATGATGGACTTGCATCATTTTGAAAAGCAGGCTCATGAGGCCATGCCTGACCACTTGACTTCAAAAGGAAATGGCATCCTTGTTGAAAGGGTGGCCACCAGAGATAAAATATCGCACCACCTTAAAATCTACAACAATTTTATACACAATTGTCCTGGGACAGGAATTGTGGTCAATCACTCAGACTACCTCACTATTTCTTATAATCAGATCCATGATAACGGAGAACTTAGTCTTACAAATAATGCTGGTATCAGGATTCAGTTTTTGGTAGAATTTGATAATCAGGAAGGATACCACAATTTTATTAATGCCAATACAATATACAACCACCGAAGGTATTCCAGATTGGAAAAAGAAATAGAATCATGCGAAAAAACACATTCCGGTAGTGGCATTTCGATCAGTGACAATCGTTATGCTACGGGTGTGCAGGGACTTCAGGGTTATCAAATGCAAAGTCTTGTCTCCAACAATATCATATACAATAATGGGGGTGTTGGAATTGATCTTTATGAAAGCAACAAGGTAGATGTCCTAAACAACACATGCTTCAGAAATAATCGCAACAAGCAGGTTAATTGTGGAGAGATTTTTGTTCGAAATGTCAAAAACTCCAGAATAGCAAACAATATATTTTATGCGAATCAAGGAAAACTAGGAAATAAAATTTCCAATATTGAAAATCTGAATTTGAATCACAATCTTTATTTTAATTCTTCCGGTTTTGATCAGGGTACCAACGATTTAGTGGCTGATCCTATGTTTGTAAGAGCTAATAATAACGAAACTTTTCTCGATTTTAATTTGAGGCCTAAGAGTCCTGCAATCAACGCAGGTTCTAATGCTCAGATCACCGCTTATGACTTTTTAGGTTCTAACAGATTATTAGGTGCGCAGGTAGATTTGGGCGCCTTTGAGTACACCGGTCCAAAAGTAAAACCAAGAGATTTTGTTCCTGCAAGAGTGGATGAAAGGTCCATGAAACTTTATTGGCAAAGCGCTTACCATGAGAAGACCGGACAAATTATTGTCAACAATACAAGGGGACGGGTATTTTCTTGTAGAATTTATGACTGCAGAGGAAAGCTGGTGACGGAGTCGGTTGCCAGTGAAGACAGTTTGCTGGGACTTGAATTTGATGTAAGTACTTTTCCCAAGGGCATTTATTTTGTGATTGCTTTTTCAGATAAAGAAACCCTGTTCAACAAAATTCACATTTCAAATTAA